From a single Streptomyces misionensis genomic region:
- a CDS encoding MgtC/SapB family protein, whose translation MAGVWLAAPLWDIHNGQGPRQLAELGLALVLSTLIGWERAAQQKSAGLRTHTLVGIASALMMEVSQHGFSAVLGLDHVSFDPSRVAAQIVSGIGFIGGGLIFVRRDAVRGLTTAATVWLTCAVGMACGGGLPVLALAVTALHFLVVRGYSYFSGRLVPGAAAAAFEARLTYRTGSALLPRLMQTCTRLGFRIVQVKVERLPGRTDDAARVLLELEGTEDPARLTSELFQDEGVLDIELTPAADDE comes from the coding sequence ATGGCGGGAGTGTGGCTGGCGGCGCCGTTGTGGGACATACACAACGGCCAGGGACCCAGGCAGCTGGCCGAGCTGGGGCTCGCGCTGGTGCTGTCGACCCTGATCGGCTGGGAGCGCGCGGCCCAGCAGAAGAGCGCGGGTCTGCGTACCCACACGCTGGTCGGCATCGCGAGCGCGCTGATGATGGAGGTCTCCCAGCACGGCTTCTCCGCGGTGCTCGGGCTGGACCACGTCTCCTTCGACCCCTCGCGCGTCGCGGCCCAGATCGTCTCCGGCATCGGCTTCATCGGCGGCGGGCTGATCTTCGTACGGCGGGACGCGGTACGGGGCCTGACGACCGCCGCGACCGTCTGGCTGACCTGCGCGGTCGGCATGGCCTGCGGGGGCGGGCTGCCGGTCCTCGCACTGGCGGTGACCGCACTGCACTTCCTGGTGGTGCGCGGCTACTCGTACTTCTCCGGCCGGCTGGTCCCCGGCGCGGCCGCCGCCGCCTTCGAGGCCCGGCTGACCTATCGCACGGGCTCCGCCCTGCTGCCCCGCCTGATGCAGACCTGCACCCGGCTCGGCTTCCGCATCGTCCAGGTCAAGGTCGAACGCCTGCCGGGCCGCACGGACGACGCCGCACGCGTCCTGCTCGAACTGGAGGGCACCGAGGACCCGGCCCGGCTGACGTCGGAGCTGTTCCAGGACGAGGGCGTGCTCGACATAGAGCTGACCCCGGCGGCGGACGACGAGTGA
- a CDS encoding DUF2267 domain-containing protein, producing MRHDEMIGKVQALAQLPDRGSAERAAHAVVTTLSERLPPGLARHVAAQLPPDMADAMRLAADATAASAAEGTAGERFGLTAFAGRVADRAGTDEDTALREAAAVLEVLDAALAPELTERMAGALPADIRELLPVGRAGEGG from the coding sequence ATGCGGCACGACGAGATGATCGGCAAGGTGCAGGCGCTCGCCCAGCTGCCCGACCGGGGCTCCGCCGAGCGGGCCGCGCACGCGGTGGTGACGACCTTGTCGGAGCGGCTGCCGCCCGGGCTGGCCCGGCATGTGGCCGCGCAGTTGCCGCCCGACATGGCCGACGCGATGCGGCTCGCCGCGGACGCCACCGCCGCCTCCGCCGCGGAGGGCACGGCGGGCGAGCGGTTCGGGCTGACCGCGTTCGCGGGGCGTGTGGCCGACCGGGCGGGCACCGACGAGGACACGGCGCTGCGGGAGGCCGCGGCCGTCCTGGAGGTGCTGGACGCGGCGCTCGCCCCGGAGCTGACCGAGCGGATGGCGGGCGCCCTGCCGGCGGACATCCGCGAGCTGCTGCCGGTGGGGCGGGCGGGCGAGGGCGGATAG
- a CDS encoding nitroreductase, which produces MDVYTAVASRRAVRAFTDEPVPRAVLERVLTAAARAPSGGNLQPWHLRVLTGAPLAGLKKRAAERAAAGDPGDEREYRMYPPDPRPPYAERRSAAAAQRFGALGIGRGDAAGRRAAVADNWQCFGAPCLLLAYIDRDMGAAQWADLGMYLQTVMLLLRAEGLDSCPQMAWSVYRRTVAEVVAPRPEWVLFAGLSIGFADPAVPYPRTGRAPLAETVTFVDGS; this is translated from the coding sequence ATGGATGTGTACACGGCGGTGGCGAGCCGGCGGGCGGTGCGCGCCTTCACGGACGAGCCGGTGCCGCGGGCGGTGCTGGAACGAGTCCTCACGGCCGCCGCCCGCGCCCCCTCGGGCGGCAATCTCCAGCCGTGGCACCTCCGCGTGCTGACCGGCGCCCCGCTGGCCGGGCTGAAGAAGCGCGCCGCCGAGCGCGCCGCGGCCGGTGATCCCGGGGACGAACGGGAGTACCGGATGTATCCGCCGGACCCGAGGCCGCCCTACGCCGAGCGGCGTTCGGCGGCGGCCGCCCAGCGGTTCGGGGCGCTCGGGATCGGGCGCGGGGACGCCGCGGGCCGCCGGGCGGCCGTGGCGGACAACTGGCAGTGTTTCGGCGCCCCTTGTCTGCTGCTGGCGTACATCGACCGGGACATGGGCGCCGCCCAGTGGGCCGACCTCGGCATGTATCTCCAGACGGTGATGCTCCTGCTGCGCGCCGAGGGGCTGGACAGCTGTCCGCAGATGGCGTGGTCCGTGTACCGGCGCACGGTCGCCGAGGTGGTGGCGCCGCGCCCGGAGTGGGTGCTGTTCGCGGGCCTGTCGATCGGGTTCGCGGACCCGGCGGTGCCGTACCCGCGAACCGGCCGGGCGCCGCTCGCGGAGACGGTGACGTTCGTGGACGGGTCGTGA
- a CDS encoding AI-2E family transporter, with amino-acid sequence MVGDARRRAAGPEGGGYRPGRAVLGSRPAYSVRLPAAPRPEARVPVTERTVPWLRTAAAYAWRLILVGIVVYGVFIVLGSFQLIAVALFLALVITSVLRPLADLLNRILPRPLCVAVTLVGSLLALLALLALVGNAVAGEWPRLAGEFGGGVHRIEKWLQRPPFRLGPGRLSALERQVTNYLSAHRSSLLSSAVSGLGRVVELATGAALALFSSVFFIHSGERLWSWAREQLVPAGARSGWDRAGRAAWRSFAGYTRGIIIVAATNAVLVGVALLLLRVPLALPLALLEFFAAFVPLVGSPVALAVATVVALAGRGPFVALAVLALIVVIGQLEGHVLHPVVMSWAVRLHPLVVALSVIAGSIVAGVVGAIVAVPLVSVVWAVLKALRAVPP; translated from the coding sequence ATGGTGGGCGATGCGCGCCGGCGGGCGGCCGGGCCGGAGGGCGGCGGGTACCGGCCGGGGCGTGCGGTGCTCGGCAGCCGCCCCGCGTACTCCGTGCGTCTTCCGGCGGCGCCGCGCCCCGAGGCCCGGGTGCCGGTGACCGAGCGCACCGTGCCCTGGCTGCGCACCGCCGCCGCCTACGCCTGGCGGCTCATCCTCGTCGGCATCGTCGTCTACGGCGTCTTCATCGTCCTCGGCAGCTTCCAGCTGATCGCGGTCGCCCTGTTCCTGGCGCTCGTCATCACCTCGGTGCTGCGGCCGCTCGCCGACCTCCTGAACCGCATCCTGCCGCGCCCGCTGTGCGTCGCCGTCACGCTGGTGGGCAGTCTGCTGGCGCTGCTCGCGCTGCTCGCGCTGGTGGGCAACGCGGTGGCGGGCGAGTGGCCCCGGCTGGCCGGTGAGTTCGGCGGGGGTGTGCACCGCATCGAGAAGTGGCTGCAACGGCCGCCGTTCCGGCTCGGTCCCGGCCGGCTGTCCGCGCTCGAACGCCAGGTGACGAACTACCTGTCGGCGCACCGGTCGAGCCTGCTCAGCAGCGCCGTCAGCGGCCTCGGCCGGGTGGTGGAGCTGGCCACGGGCGCGGCGCTCGCGCTGTTCTCCTCGGTGTTCTTCATCCACTCCGGGGAGCGGCTGTGGAGCTGGGCGCGCGAGCAGTTGGTGCCGGCCGGGGCGCGGAGCGGCTGGGACCGGGCGGGGCGGGCGGCCTGGCGGTCCTTCGCCGGGTACACGCGCGGCATCATCATCGTGGCCGCCACCAACGCCGTGCTGGTGGGGGTGGCGCTGCTGCTGTTGCGGGTGCCGCTGGCCCTGCCGCTGGCCCTGCTGGAGTTCTTCGCCGCGTTCGTGCCGCTGGTGGGCTCGCCGGTGGCACTCGCGGTGGCCACGGTCGTCGCGCTGGCCGGGCGGGGCCCGTTCGTCGCGCTGGCCGTGCTGGCGCTGATCGTGGTGATCGGCCAGCTGGAGGGGCATGTGCTGCATCCCGTGGTGATGAGCTGGGCGGTGCGGCTGCATCCGCTGGTCGTCGCCCTCTCGGTGATCGCGGGCAGCATCGTCGCCGGGGTGGTCGGGGCGATCGTCGCGGTGCCGCTGGTCTCGGTGGTGTGGGCGGTGCTGAAGGCACTGCGGGCGGTACCGCCCTGA
- a CDS encoding NAD-dependent protein deacetylase, with protein MRMRPTLSWTPTEELPPGGTDPGPVVDALRAGGVLVLSGAGISTESGIPDYRGEGGSLSRHTPMTYQDFTGDAQARRRYWARSHLGWRTFGRARPNAGHRAVAAFGRHGLLTGVITQNVDGLHQAAGSEDVVELHGSLDRVVCLSCGTFSPRRALARRLEEANTGFDPVAAGINPDGDADLSDEQVGDFRVLPCAVCGGILKPDVVFFGESVPPARVEHCRRLVREATALLVLGSSLTVMSGLRFVRQAAEAGKPVLIVNQGPTRGDRHAVSRVALPLGAALTTVADRLGIAVDA; from the coding sequence ATGCGGATGCGACCCACGCTGAGCTGGACACCCACCGAGGAGCTGCCGCCGGGCGGCACGGACCCGGGACCGGTCGTCGACGCCCTGCGGGCGGGCGGGGTGCTGGTGCTCAGCGGCGCGGGGATCTCCACCGAGTCGGGCATCCCCGACTACCGGGGCGAGGGCGGGAGCCTGAGCCGGCACACCCCGATGACCTACCAGGACTTCACCGGCGACGCCCAGGCCAGGCGCCGCTACTGGGCGCGCAGCCACCTCGGCTGGCGGACCTTCGGCCGGGCCCGCCCCAACGCGGGGCACCGGGCCGTGGCCGCGTTCGGCCGGCACGGTCTGCTGACGGGTGTGATCACCCAGAACGTCGACGGTCTGCACCAGGCCGCCGGCAGCGAGGACGTGGTGGAACTCCACGGCAGCCTCGACCGGGTGGTGTGCCTGTCCTGCGGCACCTTCAGCCCGCGCCGCGCGCTCGCGCGGCGGCTGGAGGAGGCCAACACCGGCTTCGACCCGGTGGCCGCCGGGATCAACCCGGACGGCGACGCGGACCTCTCCGACGAACAGGTGGGAGACTTCCGCGTGCTGCCCTGCGCGGTCTGCGGCGGCATCCTCAAACCGGATGTGGTGTTCTTCGGGGAGTCCGTTCCGCCGGCGCGGGTCGAGCACTGCCGTCGCCTGGTGCGCGAGGCGACCGCGCTGCTGGTCCTCGGTTCGTCCCTCACCGTGATGTCCGGGCTCCGGTTCGTCCGGCAGGCGGCCGAGGCCGGGAAGCCGGTGCTGATCGTCAATCAGGGCCCGACGCGGGGCGACCGGCACGCCGTCAGCCGGGTCGCCCTCCCCCTGGGCGCGGCCCTCACCACCGTGGCCGACCGGCTGGGCATCGCCGTCGACGCGTAG
- a CDS encoding DUF4232 domain-containing protein, translating to MKYTRLTALAAVGVAATLSLTACGSSGSGKDSSAKGSSASSSSSPSTDGGSSTDGSSFGGGATSDGGSKPQGGSGSATVQAGGAAESGSGQSTGAGGDAGNGATTTGGKVTFCKTANLAIDARDAAPDTVSGRIDVTMVNRGSTTCSATGFAGVDIKDADHTSSPVERGRAEPRITVLKPGDAAVFDIAYDIDNSGNSLTSPTDLLVTPPNETHTVSLKWPAGAGKIKGAYTDVQVYPTHTTK from the coding sequence GTGAAGTACACCCGCCTCACCGCTCTGGCCGCCGTCGGCGTTGCCGCCACCCTCTCGCTCACCGCCTGCGGAAGCAGCGGCTCCGGAAAGGACTCGTCCGCCAAGGGCTCCTCGGCCTCGTCCTCTTCCTCCCCGTCCACGGACGGTGGTTCCTCCACGGACGGCTCGTCCTTTGGCGGCGGTGCGACGTCGGACGGCGGCTCGAAGCCGCAGGGCGGTTCCGGCTCCGCCACCGTGCAGGCGGGCGGCGCCGCCGAGTCGGGCTCCGGCCAGAGCACCGGGGCCGGCGGCGACGCCGGGAACGGCGCGACGACGACCGGCGGCAAGGTCACCTTCTGCAAGACGGCGAACCTGGCCATCGACGCCCGCGACGCCGCACCCGACACGGTCTCCGGCAGGATCGACGTCACCATGGTCAACCGGGGCTCGACCACGTGCTCGGCGACGGGGTTCGCGGGCGTCGACATCAAGGACGCCGACCACACCTCGAGCCCCGTCGAGCGCGGCCGGGCCGAGCCGCGCATCACCGTCCTCAAGCCCGGCGACGCCGCGGTCTTCGACATCGCCTACGACATCGACAACAGCGGCAACAGCCTCACGTCCCCCACCGATCTCCTGGTGACGCCTCCGAACGAGACGCACACGGTGAGCCTGAAGTGGCCCGCGGGCGCGGGGAAGATCAAGGGCGCCTACACCGACGTCCAGGTCTATCCCACGCACACGACCAAGTAG
- a CDS encoding DUF4097 family beta strand repeat-containing protein, whose amino-acid sequence MTRNGSVRATGLAARGVGAETVNGDVDLLCTTSPDTLDGVTRNGSVRVTLPTDAPPYATEASTTNGRSTVDLPAAASGDHRHRLTLRTVNGDTEVHRG is encoded by the coding sequence GTGACCCGCAACGGCTCCGTCCGCGCGACCGGCCTGGCGGCGCGCGGCGTGGGGGCCGAGACGGTGAACGGCGACGTCGACCTGCTGTGCACGACCTCGCCCGACACGCTCGACGGCGTGACCCGGAACGGCTCCGTGCGCGTGACCCTCCCGACGGACGCCCCGCCGTACGCGACCGAGGCGAGCACCACCAACGGCCGCTCCACCGTGGACCTTCCGGCCGCAGCCTCCGGGGACCACCGGCACCGGCTGACGCTGCGCACCGTCAACGGCGACACCGAGGTCCACCGGGGCTGA
- a CDS encoding B12-binding domain-containing radical SAM protein has protein sequence MKRVLLTTAPKEALIEPDGVGGNWYDRTDTYMAWTCAVDVEDRLSVTCPPTGLRFIKHNVPDVEILEYPTWQEYLDALHSEPWDMVGISFYTWSTPVAIEMAKAAREAEVPEIWGGNYGVLTPDIDEHFTRLVKGAGEAPIHQYVYGTPLPRVRHPAMMGESGFRGITSPVGYLYSKRGCNIGCTFCSTPVFNPKEEAIFMEDTYAALDAYRDAKVGHVIIYDESFFLTNSLAEQVVDALAERELPWICLTRADLIRGRIPELTDRCMDGAIVGIESYRDKNVADVKKRDDVYNVRQTVRELIDNGRRALGTFMVGFAEDSIEDMQYDIEQLSQEGLFACQLTLLTPFHRTRLYRQMEHLVDEPDLSKHDLYNLVWKHPKMNRSEARDLLAWAQRRVNDPERIAAKLKQEMKDKVRREIARRHATRQTTPAEPAS, from the coding sequence ATGAAGAGGGTGCTCCTGACCACTGCTCCCAAAGAGGCGTTGATCGAGCCCGACGGAGTGGGCGGGAACTGGTACGACCGGACCGATACCTACATGGCCTGGACATGCGCCGTGGACGTCGAGGACCGGCTCTCCGTGACATGTCCGCCGACCGGCCTCCGTTTCATCAAGCACAATGTCCCGGACGTCGAGATCCTGGAATACCCGACCTGGCAGGAATATCTCGACGCCCTGCATTCCGAGCCGTGGGACATGGTCGGCATCAGCTTCTACACCTGGTCCACACCGGTCGCGATCGAGATGGCCAAGGCCGCGCGCGAGGCAGAAGTGCCCGAGATCTGGGGCGGGAACTACGGCGTTCTCACGCCCGATATAGACGAGCACTTCACGAGGCTGGTGAAAGGCGCCGGCGAGGCCCCGATCCACCAGTACGTCTACGGCACACCGCTGCCCCGGGTCCGGCACCCCGCGATGATGGGAGAGAGCGGATTCCGCGGGATCACTTCTCCCGTCGGTTACCTGTATTCGAAGCGCGGCTGCAACATCGGCTGCACCTTCTGCTCGACCCCGGTCTTCAATCCAAAAGAAGAAGCCATCTTCATGGAGGACACCTACGCGGCCCTCGACGCATACCGGGACGCGAAGGTCGGTCACGTCATCATCTACGACGAGAGCTTCTTCCTCACCAACTCGCTGGCCGAACAGGTCGTCGACGCCCTGGCCGAGCGCGAGCTGCCGTGGATCTGCCTGACCCGCGCCGACCTGATCCGGGGGCGCATCCCCGAACTCACCGACCGCTGCATGGACGGCGCCATCGTCGGCATCGAGTCCTACCGGGACAAGAACGTCGCCGACGTGAAGAAACGCGACGACGTCTACAACGTCCGGCAGACCGTGCGCGAGCTGATCGACAACGGGCGCAGGGCCCTGGGCACCTTCATGGTCGGATTCGCCGAGGACAGCATCGAGGACATGCAGTACGACATCGAGCAGCTCAGCCAGGAAGGGCTGTTCGCCTGTCAGCTCACGCTGCTGACCCCGTTCCACCGCACCCGGCTGTACCGGCAGATGGAACACCTGGTCGACGAGCCGGACCTCAGCAAGCACGACCTGTACAACCTGGTGTGGAAGCACCCGAAGATGAACCGCAGCGAGGCACGGGACCTGCTGGCCTGGGCGCAGCGGCGGGTCAACGACCCCGAGCGCATCGCCGCCAAGCTCAAGCAGGAGATGAAGGACAAGGTACGCAGGGAGATCGCGCGCCGGCACGCCACCAGGCAGACCACCCCGGCGGAGCCCGCGTCATGA
- a CDS encoding B12-binding domain-containing radical SAM protein: MRDLKILCVQLGFHESYPDASTLATTYNDGIYYVASFVQHEFPAARVEMCQMFWGEKPGDFPLAEYDYILISALATHFWSNIETLDLIKRHKRPDCVVVMGGPHAAFAPYEALRYADYAVTAEGEIPCVQLIRALEDGRAVTDVDNLAYIGADGRLTLNKVTRFGSFANAINPELLARAPKLHWATVSMSRGCPFNCSFCYAIRLLGRRFRTKTAQDVRSELDAIHRQTGCNRFYVTDLNFTTRKDYCREIAETFRDRDYKFIAMSRINHADDMDLVLDLKRSGFEEYCLGVESEDPSVLQAFNKRVDASEQTERLLRFAENDIAIHSAIIFGLDVQDRQAIEATAYWCAEARIMHPVFVCLAEYPFQDLLFGARQDIEDHRIIMEVPTYQHYSFVGIFPRHMRPSELQQGILDSYDIFFKRAFEIERRPQRRARLKAYARSVERGRAGMEQHIRFLTELEKPYYTPSGTLKEDLLKADFDSRYGDLRTWLQGSSRRSDVEFVKAYAR, encoded by the coding sequence ATGAGGGACCTGAAGATCCTCTGTGTCCAGCTGGGTTTCCACGAGTCCTATCCGGACGCCTCCACACTGGCCACCACCTACAACGACGGCATCTACTACGTCGCCTCGTTCGTCCAGCACGAATTCCCGGCGGCCCGCGTCGAGATGTGCCAGATGTTCTGGGGCGAGAAGCCCGGGGACTTCCCCCTCGCCGAGTACGACTACATCCTGATCTCGGCGCTCGCCACGCACTTCTGGTCCAACATCGAGACCCTGGACCTGATCAAGCGCCACAAGCGGCCCGACTGCGTGGTGGTCATGGGCGGCCCGCACGCGGCGTTCGCGCCCTACGAGGCGCTGCGCTACGCGGACTACGCGGTGACCGCCGAGGGAGAGATCCCCTGCGTCCAGCTGATCAGGGCGCTGGAGGACGGCCGGGCCGTCACCGACGTGGACAACCTGGCCTACATCGGCGCGGACGGCAGACTGACCCTGAACAAGGTCACTCGATTCGGCAGCTTCGCCAACGCGATCAACCCCGAGTTGCTCGCGCGCGCACCCAAGTTGCACTGGGCGACGGTCTCGATGTCGCGCGGATGCCCGTTCAACTGCTCGTTCTGCTACGCCATCCGGCTGCTCGGGCGCCGCTTCCGCACCAAGACGGCACAGGACGTGCGCAGCGAACTCGACGCCATCCACCGGCAGACCGGCTGCAACCGCTTCTACGTCACCGACCTGAACTTCACGACCCGCAAGGACTACTGCCGCGAGATCGCCGAGACCTTCCGGGACCGCGACTACAAGTTCATCGCCATGAGCCGGATCAACCACGCCGACGACATGGACCTGGTCCTCGACCTGAAGCGGTCGGGTTTCGAGGAGTACTGCCTCGGTGTGGAGTCGGAGGACCCGAGCGTCCTCCAGGCGTTCAACAAGCGCGTGGACGCCTCGGAACAGACCGAACGCCTGCTGCGTTTCGCGGAGAACGACATCGCGATCCACTCCGCGATCATCTTCGGACTGGACGTACAGGACCGTCAGGCGATCGAGGCCACCGCGTACTGGTGCGCCGAGGCCCGGATCATGCACCCGGTCTTCGTGTGCCTGGCCGAATACCCCTTCCAGGACCTGCTGTTCGGGGCGCGCCAGGACATCGAGGACCACCGGATCATCATGGAGGTGCCGACGTACCAGCACTACTCCTTCGTCGGCATCTTCCCCCGCCACATGCGCCCCAGCGAACTGCAGCAAGGCATCCTGGACAGTTACGACATCTTCTTCAAGCGGGCGTTCGAGATCGAGCGGCGGCCGCAGCGGCGGGCCCGGCTCAAGGCGTACGCGCGCAGCGTGGAGCGCGGGCGGGCCGGCATGGAGCAGCACATCCGCTTCCTCACCGAGTTGGAGAAGCCGTACTACACCCCGTCCGGCACCCTGAAGGAGGACCTGCTCAAGGCCGACTTCGACAGCCGGTACGGCGACCTGCGCACCTGGCTTCAGGGGTCGTCCAGGCGCTCGGACGTCGAGTTCGTGAAGGCGTACGCCCGATGA
- a CDS encoding AMP-binding protein, whose translation MTGRRPAATVVDALLDSAARTPDRTAFQVVERSQDTFALSYADVSRLIARTVSGLTAQGIDAADRVILVLPTSRDFLSVYLGCLHAGVVPVVAAEPTTGSMARYCAHLGRLVAHAGAVRVVTTDELAGALAPSLPVPVITPDALRGAQAPLGAPRATPDSLAHLQATSGSTGAPKLAVIRHGNLVANVRAIAEAIRGTADDTLVSWLPLFHDMGLVGISYALHAGIPMVLADPLNFLRNPMSWLHWISRYRGTLSPAPSSAFHICARVAGKRPPEGLDLSTWRVALCGAEPVHEATLRAFQAAFGPFGLSETTLRPVYGLAEATLAVTISDVTRPYTVDRVDAEAVAARGYAEPRAAGDPRTTGMMCVGPVVPGHALRVVDPDGKPLPDRVIGEIEVAGPSVIDGYLPGPGGATADAAEGATAAEDGVRGPDGHLRTGDLGYRLDGELYVTGRSKDIVIIAGRNYVPDQVERFVEAVLQSPRTPAVVAVGAGDATLHTEQLHLLLDERLAQGHDRQDLTGRVSHALDETFGINGVTYHWVPRARLPRTTSGKIQRHLCRRMIEDGTIDAHRATAPLSGRA comes from the coding sequence ATGACCGGCCGGCGCCCGGCGGCGACCGTCGTCGACGCGCTCCTCGACAGCGCGGCGCGCACCCCCGACCGGACGGCGTTCCAGGTCGTCGAAAGGTCGCAGGACACCTTCGCGCTCAGCTACGCCGACGTATCCCGCCTGATCGCGCGGACCGTCTCCGGGCTCACGGCACAGGGCATCGACGCGGCCGACCGGGTGATCCTCGTGCTGCCCACCTCGCGCGACTTCCTCTCGGTCTACCTCGGCTGCCTCCACGCCGGGGTCGTGCCGGTCGTCGCGGCGGAGCCCACCACCGGCAGCATGGCGCGCTACTGCGCCCACCTCGGCCGACTGGTGGCGCACGCGGGGGCCGTGCGGGTGGTCACCACCGACGAACTGGCCGGTGCCCTCGCCCCGTCGCTGCCCGTGCCGGTGATCACTCCGGACGCCCTGCGCGGCGCCCAGGCCCCGCTGGGCGCGCCGCGGGCGACGCCGGACTCGCTCGCCCACCTCCAGGCCACCTCCGGCTCAACCGGCGCGCCGAAGCTGGCCGTGATCCGGCACGGCAACCTCGTCGCCAACGTCCGGGCGATCGCGGAGGCGATCCGGGGGACGGCCGACGACACGCTGGTGAGCTGGCTCCCGCTCTTCCACGACATGGGACTCGTCGGGATCTCGTACGCGCTGCACGCGGGTATCCCGATGGTGCTCGCCGATCCCCTCAACTTCCTGCGCAACCCGATGTCCTGGCTGCACTGGATCAGCCGCTACCGGGGCACGCTGTCGCCCGCGCCCAGCTCCGCCTTCCACATCTGCGCGCGGGTCGCGGGAAAGCGCCCGCCCGAGGGCCTCGACCTGTCGACCTGGCGGGTCGCCCTGTGCGGCGCGGAACCCGTGCACGAGGCCACCCTGCGCGCGTTCCAGGCGGCCTTCGGCCCGTTCGGGCTGTCCGAGACGACGCTGAGGCCCGTGTACGGGCTCGCGGAGGCCACGCTCGCGGTCACCATCTCCGATGTCACCCGGCCGTACACCGTCGACCGGGTCGACGCCGAGGCCGTCGCGGCGCGGGGCTACGCCGAGCCCCGCGCCGCGGGCGACCCGCGCACCACGGGCATGATGTGCGTGGGCCCCGTGGTGCCCGGCCATGCGTTGCGGGTGGTCGACCCGGACGGGAAGCCACTGCCCGACCGCGTGATCGGTGAGATCGAGGTCGCCGGGCCCAGCGTGATCGACGGCTACCTCCCCGGGCCCGGCGGCGCCACCGCCGACGCGGCAGAGGGGGCCACCGCGGCCGAGGACGGGGTCAGGGGGCCCGACGGCCACCTGCGCACGGGCGACCTCGGCTACCGGCTCGACGGTGAGCTGTACGTCACCGGCCGCAGCAAGGACATCGTGATCATCGCGGGCCGCAACTACGTCCCCGACCAGGTGGAGCGGTTCGTGGAGGCCGTGCTCCAGAGCCCCCGCACTCCCGCGGTCGTCGCGGTCGGCGCCGGTGACGCGACGCTGCACACCGAACAGCTCCACCTCCTGCTCGACGAACGGCTCGCCCAGGGCCATGACCGGCAGGACCTCACCGGCCGGGTGAGCCACGCGCTCGACGAGACCTTCGGGATCAACGGCGTCACCTACCACTGGGTGCCCCGCGCGCGACTGCCCCGGACCACCAGCGGCAAGATCCAACGCCATCTGTGCCGGCGGATGATCGAGGACGGGACCATCGACGCGCACCGGGCCACGGCACCACTGAGCGGACGGGCATGA
- a CDS encoding phosphopantetheine-binding protein, translating into MQDEKPDQALFARITEHIGEFMERDVSYLTPQSHISNSIEGMSSLKLVELLLYLEDCFSVDFDESVMEKIETLQDLEDYIRGAQAVSGQQA; encoded by the coding sequence ATGCAGGACGAGAAGCCGGACCAGGCACTCTTCGCCCGGATCACCGAGCACATCGGTGAGTTCATGGAACGTGACGTCTCCTATCTGACCCCGCAGTCCCACATCAGCAACTCCATCGAGGGGATGAGTTCCCTCAAGCTGGTCGAGTTGCTGCTCTACCTGGAGGACTGCTTCTCGGTGGACTTCGACGAATCCGTCATGGAGAAGATCGAGACGCTGCAGGACCTGGAGGACTACATCCGCGGCGCCCAGGCCGTGTCCGGGCAGCAGGCCTGA